One genomic segment of Brachyhypopomus gauderio isolate BG-103 chromosome 19, BGAUD_0.2, whole genome shotgun sequence includes these proteins:
- the ccl20a.3 gene encoding C-C motif chemokine 20a.3, producing MGQTATTLLLLSLLLGVFCQEAAGLACCRRYSKREVPFTHIRGYSIQTIKRNCNIDAVIFHTGSGRNICADPSLEWVMNSVWRLREKVQALNLQKQQRRA from the exons ATGGGCCAGACTGCCACCACACTACTCCTGCTGAGCCTTCTGCTCGGGGTCTTCTGCCAGGAAGCTGCTGGTCTGG CGTGCTGCAGGAGATATTCGAAACGAGAGGTTCCATTCACCCACATCCGAGGTTACTCCATCCAGACCATCAAACGGAACTGCAACATCGACGCTGTCAT TTTCCACACCGGTTCAGGGAGAAACATTTGTGCAGACCCATCCCTCGAATGGGTTATGAACAGTGTCTGGAGACTAAG GGAGAAGGTTCAGGCCCTGAACCTCCAGAAGCAGCAGAGAAGAGCCTGA